In the genome of Pseudomonas lalucatii, the window AGCGACCCGGCCCTGCTCCCGGGCCACAGCTACCGCCTGCTGCTGGATGGCCAGGCCCTGGGCGAGCCCAGCCGCAGCCCGGTCTTCCCCCTGGAGAACGTCGACCGCGGCAGCCACCAGCTGGCCATCGAGATCATCGACGAGCAGGGTCGCACCCTCGAGCGCACCCCCGCCCAGCCCTTCCACATGCAGCGCATCTCCCTGGCCCAGAAGCGCCGGGTCAAGCCCTGCCAGAAGGACGACTACGGCGTGCGCCCGGAATGCCCGCTCAAGGACAAGCCGCCGGAGAAGAAGGACATCCCCCTGGTACCCTTCATCTGAGCCGAGCCCATGCCGTGACGCACCATATCGGTGCAGCAACACGCCCGCCTTTCTATACTCTCCCTGTTTTGGTTCGCCGCAGCGCCCGCCCATGGGCCGGAATACGGCCGCCGGCGCCGCCCCTGCCCGCTCCGCGGGTCTTTTCGGGGCTTTGGTTTGCTTCTTGCATTTTCCTGTTCATCGCCGGAAAGCCCTCGCCTATGACTATCAACGACGCACTGCACCGCCTGCTGCTCGACAACCTGACCACCGCCACCCTGCTGCTCAATGGCGAACTGCGGCTCGAGTACATGAACCCGGCCGCGGAGATGCTCCTGGCCGTCAGCGGCCAGCGCAGCCACGGCCAGTTCATCAGCGAACTGTTCACCGAGTCGGCCGAGGCCCTCAGCGCGCTGCGCCAGGCGGTCGAGCAGGCGCACCCGTTCAACAAGCGCGAAGCGGTGCTGACCTCGGTGACCGGCCAGACCCTGACCGTCGACTACGCGGTGACGCCCATCCTCAGCCGCGGCGCGACCCTGCTGCTGCTGGAGGTGCACCCGCGCGACCGCATGCTGAAGATCACCAAGGAAGAGGCGCAGCTGTCCAAGCAGGAAACCACCAAGCTGCTGGTGCGCGGCCTGGCCCACGAGATCAAGAACCCCCTCGGCGGCATCCGCGGCGCCGCCCAGCTGCTGGCCCGCGAGCTGCCGGACGTCGAGCTCAAGGACTACACCAACGTCATCATCGAGGAGGCCGACCGCCTGCGGAACCTGGTCGACCGCATGCTCGGCTCCAACAAGCTGCCCTCCCTGGCCCTGACCAACGTGCACGAGGTGCTGGAGCGGGTCGCCAGCCTGGTCGAGGCGGAAAGCCAGGGCGGCATCATTCTGGTGCGCGACTACGATCCGAGCATCCCCGACCTGCTGATCGACCGCGAGCAGATGATCCAGGCGGTGCTCAACATAGTGCGCAACGCCATGCAGGCCCTCGCCGGACAGAAGCACGGCCTGGGCCTGGGCCGCATCACCCTGCGCACCCGCACCCTGCGCCAGTTCACCATCGGCCACACCCGCCACCGCCTGGTGGCGCGCGTCGAGATCATCGACAACGGCCCGGGCATTCCCGCGGAGCTGCAGGAAACCATCTTCTACCCCATGGTCAGCGGGCGTGCCGACGGCACCGGCCTGGGCCTGGCCATCACCCAGAACATCATCAGTCAGCACCAGGGCCTGATCGAGTGCGAGAGCCACCCCGGGCACACCCTGTTCTCGATCTTCCTGCCGCTGGAACAAGGAGCAACGCCTGCATGAGCCGCAGTGAAACCGTCTGGATCGTCGACGACGACCGCTCCATCCGCTGGGTCCTGGAAAAGGCCCTGCAGCAGGAGGGCATGACCACCCAGAGCTTCGACAGCGCCGACGGCGTGCTCGGCCGCCTCAGCCGCGAGCAGCCGGACGTGATCATCTCCGACATCCGCATGCCCGGGTCCAGCGGCCTGGACCTGCTGGCGCGGATTCGCGAGCTGTACCCGCGCCTGCCGGTGATCATCATGACCGCCCATTCCGACCTGGACAGCGCGGTGGCCAGCTACCAGGGCGGTGCCTTCGAGTACCTGCCCAAGCCGTTCGACGTCGACGAGGCGGTTTCCCTGGTCAAGCGCGCCAACCAGCACGCCCAGGAGCAGCAGGGCCTGGCGGCGCCGGTGGAACAGCCGCGCACCCCGGAGATCATCGGCGAGGCGCCGGCCATGCAGGAGGTGTTCCGCGCCATCGGCCGCCTCTCCCACTCCAACATCACCGTGCTGATCAACGGCGAGTCGGGCACCGGCAAGGAACTGGTCGCCCACGCCCTGCACCGCCACAGCCCGCGCGCCGCCTCACCCTTCATCGCCCTGAACATGGCGGCCATACCGAAAGACCTGATGGAGTCCGAGCTGTTCGGCCACGAGAAGGGCGCCTTCACCGGCGCGGCCAACCTGCGCCGCGGCCGCTTCGAGCAGGCCGACGGCGGCACCCTGTTCCTCGACGAGATCGGCGACATGCCGGCCGACACCCAGACCCGCCTGCTGCGGGTGCTGGCCGACGGCGAGTTCTACCGGGTCGGCGGCCACACCCCGGTCAAGGTCGACGTGCGGATCATCGCCGCCACCCACCAGAACCTGGAAAACCTGGTGCAGGACGGCAAGTTCCGCGAGGACCTGTTCCATCGCCTCAACGTCATCCGCATCCATATTCCGCGCCTGGCCGACCGCCGCGAGGACATCCCCACCCTGGCCCGCCATTTCCTCGGCCGCGCCGCCCTGGAGCTGGCGGTGGAGCCCAAGCTGCTGAAGAGCGAGACCGAGGACTACCTGCAGCACCTGCCCTGGCCGGGCAACGTGCGCCAGCTGGAGAACACCTGCCGCTGGATCACGGTGATGGCCTCGGGGCGCGAGGTGCATATCGACGACCTGCCGCCGGAGCTGCTGGCCCAGCCCCAGGACAGCATGCCGGTGAGCAGCTGGGAGCAGGGCCTGCGCCAGTGGGCCGACCAGGCCCTGAGCCGCGGCCAGTCCAGCCTGCTCGACAGCGCGGTGCCGGCCTTCGAGCGGATCATGATCGAGACCGCCCTCAAGCACACCGCCGGCCGCCGCCGCGACGCCGCCGTGCTGCTCGGCTGGGGGCGCAACACCCTGACGCGCAAGATCAAGGAACTGGGCATGAAGGTCGACGGCGCCGAGGACGACGGCGACGACGACAACTGAGCGCCTCCGGCACAAAAAAGCGGGCCTTGCGCCCGCTTTTTTGTGCCCGAAGCAAACGCCCTGTCTCGGCACGGCGCCGCACCGCCATGCACCGCCGCGGCACGCCAGGCCCTCCGGCAGCGGCTGCCAGAGACCCAGTTTCGCCTCGCACGCCAGTGTTTACGGGGCCTGGACGGCACTGCAAGAAAACTGGCACAGCGAGTGCATAGACTAAAGCATTCCCAGTTTCGGGGACCTTGGTACAGGCAGGCCGGGGATTCCCCGCTTTTATTGCTCCGCCAGGCTGACCCTCAGCCGCCAGCGCCCGTCCACCTCCTCGGCGTGCCACTCGCCGCGCAGGGGACGGGCCGCCACCAGACGCAACACCAGCTCGCGGCGCTCCCGCTGCAGACGCCAGTTCACCGCCCGCCCATGCAGGCGCAGCTGGCCCTGCTGCTCACGCCCCAGGGTCTCCACCCGCAGCACGTAGGCGCCGGCGAAATGCCCGGCACGGGGCGCGGGCTCTTCGTTGAACCACAGCTGCAGCCCCCCCTCGACCACCTCCACCTGCCCCAGACGCAGCTCGGCCGGCTGCAGCAGGCGGCCGATCATCAGGCCGATGAGGAAGCCGAACAGCGCCAGCGAGGCGAACACCCGCAGCCAGGGACGCGGCCGCTCGCCGCTATCGGAGGTAGAATGCTGACCGTCTTCAGGCCCGGAGCCGCGCATGTTTCACGTGATCCTCTTTCAACCGGAAATCCCACCGAACACCGGCAACATTATCAGGCTGTGCGCCAACAGCGGCTGCCACCTGCACCTGATCGAACCCCTGGGCTTCGAGCTGGACGACAAGCGCCTGCGCCGCGCCGGCCTGGACTACCACGAGTACGCCACGCTCAGGCGCCACGCCGACCTCGACAGCTGCCTGCAGAGCCTCGGCCAGCCGCGCCTGTTCGCCTTCACCACCAAGGGCTCGCAGCCCTTTCACGAAGTGCAGTACCAGCCCGGCGACGCCTTCCTGTTCGGCCCGGAAAGCCGCGGCCTGCCGGCGGAGATCCGCGACGCCCTGCCCGCCGAGCGCCGCGTGCGCCTGCCGATGCGCGAGGGCTGCCGCAGTCTCAACCTGTCCAACAGCGTGGCCGTGGCGGTCTACGAGGCCTGGCGCCAGCAGGGCTTCGCCTGAGGCAGTCCGAGGCAATAAAAAACGCCCCGCAGGGCGTTTTCTAGCGGGCAGGCCGACTCAGCTGGCCGGAGCCTGCTCGGTGCTCTGCTGCATGCGCTTGAGCTCCTGGGCATAGAGCGCATCGAAGTTCACCGGCGCCAGCATCAGGGCCGGGAAGGAACCGCGTACCACCAGGCTGTCCAGGGTCTCGCGGGCATAGGGGAAGAGGATGTTCGGGCAGAAGGCGCCCAGGGTGTGGCTCATGGCCGCCGCCTCCAGGCCCTTGATCAGGAAGATGCCGGCCTGCTGCACCTCGGCGATGAAGGCGGTCTCCTCGCCGTTCTTCACGGTCACCGAGAGGGTCAGCACCACCTCGTGGAAGTCGCCATCCAGGGTCTTCTGCCGGGTGTTGAGGTCCAGGGCCACGCTCGGCTTCCACTCCTGGCGGAAGATCTCCGGGCTCTTCGGCGCCTCGAAGGACAGGTCACGGATGTAGATGCGCTGCAGGGAGAACTGCGGGCTCTGTTCGCCCTGAGCGGCGCCGCTGTTAGCTTGTTCAGTCATGGCAAATCCTTTCTATTGGGCTATTGGGGTACGGGGATGAGGCTATTGGTGTCACGCCTTGAGCAGAGCGTCCAGCTTGCCGGCGCGCTCCAGGGCATAGAGATCGTCGCAGCCGCCGACGTGGGTGGCGCCGATCCAGATCTGCGGCACCGAGGTCTGCCGCGCCTTGCGCGTCATCTCGGCACGCAGCTCGGGCTGGCCATCGACCTTGATCTCCTTGAAGGCGACGCCCTTGCTGGCCAGCAGCTGCTTGGCGCGAATGCAGTAGGGGCACCAGTCGCTGGAATAGATGACGATGTCCAGCATGTCACTTCACCAGCGGCAGGTTGTCACCGCGCCAGCTGGCGATCCCGCCGGACAGCTTGGCGGCGTTGAAGCCGGCCTTCTTCAGCTCGCGGCTGGCGCTGCCGGCCTGCTGGCCCATGGCGTCGACCACGATCAGGATCTTGGCCTTGTGCTTCTCCAGCTCGGCGATGCGCCCGGCCAGCTTCTCGTAGGGGATGTGCAGCGCGCCGACGATATGCCCGGCGGAAAAGTCCTTCTGCGCCCGCACATCCAGCACCAGGCCCTGCTCGCTGTTGAGCAACGAGGTGAGCTCGCGGCTGCTCAGGCTCTTGCCGCCCTTGAGCAGCTCGGTGAACACCAGCAGCGCCAGGAGGACGACGAACGATCCGCTCAGTACATAGTGGGTCGTGACAAATTCAATCAGATTGGCAAGCATCGTGCGGTTCCGGGACGGTAAAATGCCGGCCAGTATACACAGCCCCACAGGCCGACCAAAACCCGCCCGGCGGTGACGCCCACGGCTCTTGGCCGTAAAATGGCGGGCCTTTTTTGCCCCCTCACGCAGAGCGAGCCAGCTTTATGAGCGCGACGCCCAAACCCCTGGTCCTGATCATCCTCGACGGCTTCGGTCACAGCGACAACCCCGAGTACAACGCCATCCATGCCGCCGCCACGCCGGTCTACGACCGCCTGCGCGCCACCCAGCCCCACGGCCTGATCTCCGGCAGCGGCATGGACGTCGGCCTGCCGGACGGGCAGATGGGCAACTCCGAGGTGGGCCACATGAACCTCGGCGCCGGTCGCGTGGTGTATCAGGACTTCACCCGGGTGACCAAGGCCATTCGCGACGGCGAGTTCTTCGACAACGCGGCGATCTGTTCCGCGGTGGACCAGGCGGTCGCTGCCGGCAAGGCGGTGCACATCCTCGGCCTGCTGTCCGACGGCGGCGTGCACAGCCACCAGGAGCACATCGCCGCCATGGCCGAACTGGCGGCCAGGCGCGGCGCCGAGCGGATCTACCTGCACGCCTTCCTCGACGGCCGCGACACCCCGCCCAGGAGCGCCCAGGCGTCCATCGAACTGCTCGATGCCACCTTCGCCAAGCTCGGCAAGGGCCGTATCGCCAGCCTGATCGGCCGCTACTTCGCCATGGACCGCGACAACCGCTGGGACCGGGTCGAGCAGGCCTACCAGCTGATCGTCGACGGCCAGGGCCAGTACCAGGCCGCCGATGCCAGTGCCGGCCTGCAGGCCGCCTACGAGCGCGGCGAGAGCGACGAGTTCGTCAAGGCCACGGTGGTCGGCGCGCCGGTGCGGGTCGAGGACGGCGACGCCGTGGTGTTCATGAACTTCCGCGCCGACCGCGCCCGCGAGCTGACCCGCGCCTTCGTCGAACCGGGCTTCGCCGAGTTCCAGCGCCCGCGCGTGCCGCAGACCGCCGGCTTCGTCATGCTCACCCAGTACGCCGCGAGCATCCCGGCGCCCAGCGCCTTCAAGCCGGAGGCGCTGACCAACGTGCTCGGCGAATACCTGGCCAAGCTGGGCAAGACCCAGCTGCGCATCGCCGAGACCGAGAAATACGCCCACGTCACCTTCTTCTTCTCCGGCGGCCGCGAGGAGCCGTTCGAAGGCGAGGAGCGCATCCTCATCCCCTCGCCGGACGTCGCCACCTACGACCTCAAGCCGGAGATGAGCGCCCCCGAGGTCACCGACCGTATCGTCGAGGCCATCGAGCAGCAGCGCTACGACCTGATCGTGGTCAACTACGCCAACGGCGACATGGTCGGCCACACCGGCGTGTTCGGTGCGGCGGTCAAGGCGGTGGAATGCCTGGACGCCTGCGTCGGGCGCATCGTCGCGGCCCTGGACAAGGTCGGCGGCGAGGCGCTGATCACCGCCGACCACGGCAACGTCGAGCAGATGGAGGACGCCTGCACCGGCCAGGCGCATACCGCCCACACCTGCGAACCGGTGCCCTTCATCTATGTCGGCAAGCGCCCGGTCAGCCTGCGCCAGGGCGGCGTGCTGGCCGACGTGGCGCCGACCCTGCTGGCGCTGATGGGCCTGGAGAAGCCGGCGGAGATGAGCGGCACCAGCATCATCGCCCTGCAGTAAGCGCGGAAAAGACCGCAACGCCCCACTCCCTGCGGACTGGGGCGTTTTTTTTGCCCGTCACCACGGGCATACTAAGGTCGTTCCCCGCCCCCGGTGTCGCCATCCCCATGTTTCGCGCCCTCGTCCTGATTCTCCTGTCCTGCCTGCTCGCCCCGGCCCATGCCGACGACAAGGCCGACGCCCAGAAGCAGCTGGAAGCCGCCCGCAGCGACGTGGCCGAGCTGAAGAAGCTGCTGCAGCAGCTGCAAGAGGAAAAGTCCGGGGTGCAGCAGGACCTGCGCAAGACCGAGACCGAGATGGGCCAGCTGGAGCAGCAGGTCAAGGGCCTGCAGCAGGAGCTGCGGCAGAGCGAAGAGGAAATCCGGCGCCTCGACACTGAGAAAAAAAAACTCCAGGGCGCGCGCCTTGAGCAGCAACGGCTGATCGGCATCCAGGCCCGCGCCGCCTACCAGAGCGGGCGCCAGGAATACCTCAAGCTGCTGCTCAACCAGCAGAACCCGGAACAGTTCTCGCGCACCCTCACCTACTACGACTACCTCAGCGAAGCGCGCATGGAGCAGCTGGCGCTGTTCAACGAGACCCTGCGCCAGCTGCACAACGTCGAGCAGGACATCGTCAGCCAGCAGGCCCTGCTGCAGGAGCAGAAGAGCGCCCTCGACAGCCGCCGCGAGCAGCTCGCCCAGGCACGCCAGGAGCGGCGCCAGGTGCTGGCCAGGCTGAACCAGGAATTCTCCGCCCGCGACCGCAAGCTCAAGGCGCGCCAGCAGGAGCAGGCCCAGCTGACGCGGGTACTGAAGACCATCGAAGAGACCCTCGCCCGCCAGGCCCGCGAAGCCGAACAGGCCCGCCAGCGCGCCCTGCTCGCGGCCCGCCGACAGCAGAGCGCCCCGGCCGCCGGCAACGGTCCGCTGGTCAGTGCCGGCGCGGCCTTTGGCGGCCCCTTCGCCCAGGCCCGCGGCAAGCTGCCCTGGCCGGTGGACGGCCGCCTGGTGGCGCGCTACGGCGCGCCGCGCGGCGACGACGCCCGGGCCAAATGGGACGGCGTGCTGATCGGCGCCGCCGCCGGCAGCCAGGTGCGCGCGGTGCATGGCGGGCGGGTGGTGTTCGCCGACTGGTTGCGCGGCGCCGGGCTTCTGGTCATTCTCGACCATGGCAATGGCTTTCTCAGCCTGTACGGGCACAACCAGAGCCTGCTGAAAGACCCGGGCGACCTGGTCGAGGCCGGCGAAGCCATCGCCACAGTCGGCACCAGTGGCGGCCAGGATACCCCGGCCCTGTACTTCGCCATTCGCCAGCAGGGCCGCCCCAGCGACCCGGCCCAATGGTGCCGCGCGCAAGGATAGGCGCCACCTCATTCCGTAGGAGTTAGCTCGACATGCCGCATCTGCCTCGCCTCACCACTCTGGCCCTGAGCATCGCCCTGCTCGGCGGCGCGCCCCTGCTGCAGGCGGCGGAAACCCCGGATGCGACCGCGCCCAAGGTGAGCGACAAGGCACCGCTGCCGCTGGACGACCTGCGCACCTTCGCCGAGGTACTCGACCGCATCAAGGCCGCCTACGTCGAGCCGATCAGCGACAAGACCCTGCTGGAGAACGCGATCAAGGGCATGCTCAGCAACCTCGACCCGCACTCGGCCTACCTCGACATCGACGCCTTCCGCGAACTGCAGGAGAGCACCAGCGGCGAGTTCGGCGGCCTCGGCATCGAGGTCGGCATGGAGGACGGTTTCGTCAAGGTGGTGTCGCCGATCGACGACACCCCGGCCTCCAAGGCCGGCATCCAGCCGGGCGACCTGATCATCAAGATCGACGGCCAGCCGACCAAGGGCCTGTCGATGCTCGAGGCGGTGGACAAGATGCGCGGCGAGGCCGGCAGCAAGATCCAGCTGACCCTGGTGCGCGAGGGCGGCCAGCCGTTCGACGTCGAACTGACCCGCGCGGTGATCAAGGTCAGGAGCGTGAAGAGCCAGCTGCTCGACGACGGCTACGGCTACCTGCGCATCACCCAGTTCCAGGTCAACAGCGGCGACGAGGTGCTCAAGGCGCTGAACAAGCTGCGCAAGGACAACGGCAAGAAGCTGCGCGGCCTGGTGCTGGACCTGCGCAACAACCCCGGCGGCGTGCTGCAGGCGGCGGTGGAGGTCTCCGACCACTTCCTCAAGCGGGGCCTGATCGTCTACACCGAGGGGCGCATCGCCAACTCCGAGCTGCGCTTCTCCGCCGACCCGGCCGACCCCAGCGAGGGCGCGCCGCTGGTGGTGCTGATCAACGGCGGCAGCGCCTCGGCCTCGGAGATCGTCGCCGGCGCCCTGCAGGACCACAAGCGCGGCGTGCTGATGGGCACCAGCAGCTTCGGCAAGGGCTCGGTGCAGACCGTGCTGCCGCTGAACAACGACCGCGCCCTGAAGCTCACCACCGCGCTGTACTACACGCCCAACGGCCGCTCCATCCAGGCCCAGGGCATCGTACCGGACATCGAGGTGGCGCGCGCCAAGCTGACCCGCGAGCGGGACTCGGGCGACTTCAAGGAAGCCGACCTGCAGGGTCACCTGAGCAACGGCAACGGCGGCGCCGACAGGCCCAGCACGGGCCAGACCGCCCGCCCGAGCCGACCGCAGGACGACGACTACCAGCTGAGCCAGGCCCTCAACCTGCTCAAGGGGCTGAACGTCACCCGCGGCGAATAGTCGCCCAGCCAACAAAAAGCCCGGCACTGTGTCCGGGCTTTTTCGTTGCCGCCAGGGTTACAGGTAGCTGCTGGTCATGTCGTCGACGAAGCCTTCGCTGCGCAGCTCGTCCAGGGCCTTCTGCAGGCGCTGCACCACCTCGTCCGGGGTTTCCTTGTTCAACGCCAGATACAGCTCGGCCTCGTTGAAGCGCAGCACCGTGGTCAGCCCGCTGACGCCTTCCTGCTTGGCCAGGTAGCGGCCCACCGGGTCGGTGGTGGCCCACAGGTCGATCTGCCCCTTGAGCAGCTTCTGCACGTTGAGCTGGTCGCGCAGCGCGTTGACCGGCTGCAGCCCCTGGCTTTCCAGGTGCTGGCTGACCGCATCGTTCTTGTAGGCGCCGATCTTGTACTGCGCCGCCTCTTTCAGGCTGCCGACGCTGAGGTTGTTGCCCGGGGCGGCGAGCAGGACCCAGCCGCTCTTGGCGATGGGCCCGACCCACTTGAACAACGGCTGGCGCTCGGGGGTGAAGGTGGTGGAGAACAGCCCGTAGTTGGGTTTGTCCAGGGTCAGGCGGTACAGGCGATCCCAGGGAAAGCGCAGGGACAGGCTGTAGTCGATGCCGGCGCGCTTGAACATGGCGCGGACGATCTCCGCGCTGATGCCGTCGATGGCGTCGTCGCGGGCAAAGTTCTTGTCGTCGACCGCCATGTTGAACGGCGGGAAGTTCTCGGTCAGCAGCACCACCTTGTAGCCATAGGGCAGCTCGGCCTGGGCCGTGCAGGCACTGAGGATGAGGCCGAACACCAGGCCGATTTTCAGAGTTTTCAACATAAGTTTCCCCGCTTGCTTGATTTATGGTTATGGCTAGCGGCTGCCCTGCTTGGGCGAAGCCCCGGCGACATATGACGCTTGGCGTCGACCTTCCCTGGCCGCGTGCCGGCCGCTGGCCGGCACGCGGGTCTTACAGATAGCTGTTGAGAATATCGTCGACGAATCCTTCGTCGCGCATCCGCTCCAGTTCGCTTTGCAGTTTCTGCACCACCTCATCCGGCACCTCCCGGTTGAGGGCCAGGTACAGCTGGGCGCTGTCGAATCGCAGCACCGTCTTCAGGCCGCTAACGCCCTCCTGCTTGGCCAGGTAGCGGCCGGCCGGATCGCCGGTGGCCCACAGGTCGATCTGCCCCTCCATGAGCTTCTTGGCATTGAGCTGGTCGCGCAGCGCGGTGATCGGCTGCAAGCCCCGCTCCTCCAGGTGCTGGGCGATGGCGTCGCCCTTGTAGGCGCCGACCTTGTACTGCTTGGCCTGCTCCAGGCTGCTCAGGCTGATCGGACTGTCGCCCCTGGCCAGCAGCACCCAGTCGTCCGGGCCGATCGGCCCGACCCACTTGAACAGCGCCTCGCGCTCCGGCAGGCGGGCGGTGACGAATACGCCATAGCCCGGCTTCTCCAGCGCCAGCTTGTAGATGCGGTCCCAGGGGAAGCGCAGGGTCAGGTTGTACTGGATGCCGGCGCGCTTGAACATCTCGCGCACGATATCCACGGCGATGCCGTCGAGGTTGTCTTCCTGGGCGAAGTTCTTGCCGTTGATGGCCATGTTGTACGGCGGAAAGTTCTCCGTCAGCAGCACCATGCGGTAGTCCGGGTCGATCTCGGCATGGGCCGCGCCCGCCAGCAGCATCAGGGTACCGAGGCAGGCCAGCCGTAAACGCTTGAACATGGATGTTCCCTCATTGTTGTAGGTACGCAGGCGGCCCAGCATACCCAGCACACCGGCCTTCGCCCAGTAGCTGCGGCAAAATCCTGGCGCCGGCTCAGTAGCGCGCCACTATCCGGCTCAGCTCGCCCTCGGCCCGCAGGGCGTCCAGGGCCCCCTGCAGGCGCTGTACCAGCGCGTCGGGAGTGGCCAGGTTGAGCGCCAGGTAGAGCTCGGCGGTATGGAAGCGCTGCACCACGCGCAAGGCATCGACGCCCTCCTGCCTGGCCAGGTAACGACCGCCGGGGTCGGCGGTGACCCACAGGTCGACCTGCCCCTTGACCAGCTTCTCCAGGCTCTTGTTGTCGCGCAGCGCCAGCTGCACCGGCAGCCCCCGATCGATCAGGTACTGGCTGATGGCGTCGCCCTGGTAGCCGCCGATGCGGTACTGCGCGGCCTCCTGCAGGCTGCCCAGCCGGATCGGGCTGTCGGCCCTGGCCATCAGCACCCAGTCGTTGCTGGCGATCGGCCCCACCCACTTGAACTGCTTCTCCCGCGCCGGCGTGCGGGCGGTGGAGAACAGGCCGTAGCCGGGCTCGTTGAGCGCCTGCTGATAGACCCGCGCCCAGGGGAAGCGCAGGATCTGCTGGCACTCGACCCCGGCGCGCGCGCAGACCGCCCGCAGGGTGTCGGAGCTGATGCCGGTGACGCCCTCGTTCTTGGCGAAGTTGCGCCCACTCACCGCCTGGTTGAAGGGCGCGAGGTTCTCGGTGAGCAGGACCAGGTTCTGTGCGTGGGCTAGGCCGACCTCACACAGCAGCAGGACAACAGCGAATAGCCGTACGGCGGGCATGGGGACTCCGTGTCGAATTTGCAGACGGGGGCGCGGGGGCTGGCCTGACCAACCGGCGGCCAGAACGGCCGGTGCGCGGACGCTGGAATTCTAACGAAGCGGGCCGGGCGGGTCTGTCGACTCCGCCGCACTGGCGCCCAAACGCTCGCGCTCAGCGCACCACGATACCGCGGCTGGCCAGGTAGGCCTTGGCCTCGGGCACGGTGTATTCGCCGAAGTGGAAGATGCTCGCGGCCAGCACCGCATCGGCCTTGCCCTCGAGGATGCCGGCGGCCAAGTGCTCGAGATTGCCGACGCCGCCGGAGGCGATCACCGGGATGCCGACGGACTCGCTGATGGCGCGGGTGACGCCCAGATCGTAGCCGCTCTTGACGCCGTCCTGGTCCATGCTGGTGAGGAGGATCTCGCCGGCGCCGAGGTCTTCCATCTTCTTCGCCCAGAGCACCGCATCCAGGCCGGTGGGCTTGCGCCCGCCGTGGGTGAAGATTTCCCAGCGCGGCGTCTCGCCCGGCGCCGACACGCGCTTGGCATCGATGGCCACCACGATGCACTGCGAGCCGAAGCGCGAGGCCGCCTCGCCGACGAACTCGGGGGTGAACACCGCGGCGGTATTGATCGAGACCTTGTCGGCACCGGCGTTGAGCAGGTTGCGGATGTCCTGCACCGTCCTCACCCCGCCGCCCACGGTCAGCGGAATGAACACCTGGCTGGCCATGCGCTCGACCGTGTGCAGGGTGGTGTCGCGGCCGTCGACGCTGGCGGTGATGTCGAGGAAGGTGATCTCGTCGGCCCCCTGCTCGTCGTAGCGGCGGGCGATCTCCACCGGGTCGCCGGCGTCGCGGATGTTCTCGAACTGGACGCCCTTGACCACGCGGCCATTGTCCACGTCGAGGCAGGGGATGATGCGTTTAGCCAGTGCCATGGCAATCTCTCTCGTAGGGTGGGTTAGGCCGCAGGCCGTAACCCACCAAAGCGGGTATAAATTCAGCGCCCATCGGTGGGTTACGCCGCTGCGCGGCCAACCCACCCTACGGCCCAGGTTAACCCTTATAGGTGTCGCAGAAGGCCTGGGCCTCGGCCACGTCCAGGGTGCCTTCGTAGATCGCCCGACCGGTGATGGCGCCGATGATGCCCGGGGCCTTGGCGGCCAGCAGCTTACCGATGTCGCCAAGATTGTGGATGCCGCCGGAGGCGATCACCGGGATGCGGCTGGCGGCGGCCAGGGCGGCGGTGGCCTCGACGTTGCAGCCCTGCATCATGCCGTCCTTGGCGATGTCGGTGTAGACGATCGCCGAGACGCCATCGGCCTCGAAGCGCCTGGCCAGGTCCACGGCCTGCACGCTGCTGACCTCAGCCCAGCCGTCGGTGGCGACGAAGCCATCCTTGGCGTCCAGGCCGACTATGACCTTGCCCGGGAAGGCCTTGCACGCCTCGGCGACGAACTCCGGCTGTTTCACCGCCTTGGTGCCGATGATCACGTAGCTGACCCCGGCCTTGACGTAATGCTCGATGGTTTCCAGGGAGCGGATGCCGCCGCCGATCTGGATCGGCAGCTTCGGGTAACGC includes:
- the gpmI gene encoding 2,3-bisphosphoglycerate-independent phosphoglycerate mutase; the encoded protein is MSATPKPLVLIILDGFGHSDNPEYNAIHAAATPVYDRLRATQPHGLISGSGMDVGLPDGQMGNSEVGHMNLGAGRVVYQDFTRVTKAIRDGEFFDNAAICSAVDQAVAAGKAVHILGLLSDGGVHSHQEHIAAMAELAARRGAERIYLHAFLDGRDTPPRSAQASIELLDATFAKLGKGRIASLIGRYFAMDRDNRWDRVEQAYQLIVDGQGQYQAADASAGLQAAYERGESDEFVKATVVGAPVRVEDGDAVVFMNFRADRARELTRAFVEPGFAEFQRPRVPQTAGFVMLTQYAASIPAPSAFKPEALTNVLGEYLAKLGKTQLRIAETEKYAHVTFFFSGGREEPFEGEERILIPSPDVATYDLKPEMSAPEVTDRIVEAIEQQRYDLIVVNYANGDMVGHTGVFGAAVKAVECLDACVGRIVAALDKVGGEALITADHGNVEQMEDACTGQAHTAHTCEPVPFIYVGKRPVSLRQGGVLADVAPTLLALMGLEKPAEMSGTSIIALQ
- a CDS encoding murein hydrolase activator EnvC family protein; translated protein: MFRALVLILLSCLLAPAHADDKADAQKQLEAARSDVAELKKLLQQLQEEKSGVQQDLRKTETEMGQLEQQVKGLQQELRQSEEEIRRLDTEKKKLQGARLEQQRLIGIQARAAYQSGRQEYLKLLLNQQNPEQFSRTLTYYDYLSEARMEQLALFNETLRQLHNVEQDIVSQQALLQEQKSALDSRREQLAQARQERRQVLARLNQEFSARDRKLKARQQEQAQLTRVLKTIEETLARQAREAEQARQRALLAARRQQSAPAAGNGPLVSAGAAFGGPFAQARGKLPWPVDGRLVARYGAPRGDDARAKWDGVLIGAAAGSQVRAVHGGRVVFADWLRGAGLLVILDHGNGFLSLYGHNQSLLKDPGDLVEAGEAIATVGTSGGQDTPALYFAIRQQGRPSDPAQWCRAQG
- a CDS encoding S41 family peptidase, whose product is MPHLPRLTTLALSIALLGGAPLLQAAETPDATAPKVSDKAPLPLDDLRTFAEVLDRIKAAYVEPISDKTLLENAIKGMLSNLDPHSAYLDIDAFRELQESTSGEFGGLGIEVGMEDGFVKVVSPIDDTPASKAGIQPGDLIIKIDGQPTKGLSMLEAVDKMRGEAGSKIQLTLVREGGQPFDVELTRAVIKVRSVKSQLLDDGYGYLRITQFQVNSGDEVLKALNKLRKDNGKKLRGLVLDLRNNPGGVLQAAVEVSDHFLKRGLIVYTEGRIANSELRFSADPADPSEGAPLVVLINGGSASASEIVAGALQDHKRGVLMGTSSFGKGSVQTVLPLNNDRALKLTTALYYTPNGRSIQAQGIVPDIEVARAKLTRERDSGDFKEADLQGHLSNGNGGADRPSTGQTARPSRPQDDDYQLSQALNLLKGLNVTRGE
- a CDS encoding substrate-binding periplasmic protein, which produces MLKTLKIGLVFGLILSACTAQAELPYGYKVVLLTENFPPFNMAVDDKNFARDDAIDGISAEIVRAMFKRAGIDYSLSLRFPWDRLYRLTLDKPNYGLFSTTFTPERQPLFKWVGPIAKSGWVLLAAPGNNLSVGSLKEAAQYKIGAYKNDAVSQHLESQGLQPVNALRDQLNVQKLLKGQIDLWATTDPVGRYLAKQEGVSGLTTVLRFNEAELYLALNKETPDEVVQRLQKALDELRSEGFVDDMTSSYL
- a CDS encoding substrate-binding periplasmic protein, translating into MFKRLRLACLGTLMLLAGAAHAEIDPDYRMVLLTENFPPYNMAINGKNFAQEDNLDGIAVDIVREMFKRAGIQYNLTLRFPWDRIYKLALEKPGYGVFVTARLPEREALFKWVGPIGPDDWVLLARGDSPISLSSLEQAKQYKVGAYKGDAIAQHLEERGLQPITALRDQLNAKKLMEGQIDLWATGDPAGRYLAKQEGVSGLKTVLRFDSAQLYLALNREVPDEVVQKLQSELERMRDEGFVDDILNSYL